TTACCATTTGTAATACAAGAAAATCAATTTAATCTTTTTGATAGTCATGATATATCAAGACTTCATAATAATAAAGAAATAAGTTTTGAAGAATATCGTGGTGCTGTTATTATGTTATTTACAATGATAGGTACAGCTAATATATATTATGGGGATGAAGCAGGAATTGATGGAAGATTATATACCAATGAAGGTTGTAGATATCCAATGCCTTGGGATAAGGATATAAAATCAACGGAGTACTATAAATTATATTCTAAACTAGCACATTTGAAGACTAGTGAAGAAGCACTTCAAGATGGTGGATTTAAGGTACTTTCTGATGAAGATTATGTATTTGTTTATGCAAGATTTAGCAAAGAGGATGTATTTATAGTTGTCTTCTCTGCTGATGATATGGATAGAAAAGTAAAAATACCTGTAAGAATTTTTGGTAAAAGCCCAGAGATTAAATCTACAGATATATTTGGAACAGAGCTAAACTTTATTGTAGAAAAAGAAGACATTTATTTAAAAGTAAAAGCTCATACTAGTTATTTAATTAAGTTATAGTAATAGAAATTACAGTAAATCAGGGCACGGTTATAAACGAAAAGTACATTGAAAATTGTGTCCTGATTATGATATTTTTTTGTTCTTAAATAAAAATTTACAAATTATAAATAAAAAGAGATTTCAGAATTTTTGTAATATATGTTAAAATAGATATATTACACAATATTTGTTTAATACTATTTTTATTTAAGAAAGGGGAGGGGCTATGGCAACAGTAACAGAAATAAATTTCTCTGAAATCACACCAGCAATAAAAAGATTAAAAGATGTATGTGTTAAAAATAGTACAATAGAACAAAGTCTATATATAGAGCATAAAGTTAATAGAGGACTAAGAGATATAAATGGTAAAGGAGTTCTTACTGGATTAACGGAAATCTCTGAAATATGCTCTAAGAAGGTTATAGATGGTAAAGAAGTTCCGTGTGATGGAAAGCTTTTCTATAGAGGTATAAATATAGAGAGCTTAGTAAGTGGGTTTGTAAAAGAAAAGAGATTTGGATTTGAAGAAGTTGCATATTTGCTTATACTGGGGGACTTGCCTACTAGAGAACAATTAAATGATTTTACAGATATATTAGCAGGGTATAGAAGTCTACCAACTTCTTTTGTTAGGGATATTATAATGAAAGCACCTAGCTTTGATATGATGAATACTCTTGCTAGAAGCGTCCTAACATTATATTCTTATGATGAAAAAGCTGATGATACTTCTATAGACAATGTATTACGTCAATGTTTGCAACTTATAGCGGTATTTCCATTACTATCAGTATATGGATATCAAACTTATGATCACTATTATAATGGAAATAGTCTAATTATTCATACTCCACGAACAGATTTATCTACAGCTGAAAATATTTTATACATGTTAAGGCCAGATAGTAAATATACAGAGTTGGAAGCAAGAATTTTAGATGTAGCATTAGTATTGCATGCAGAACATGGTGGTGGTAATAATTCAACATTTACTACTCATGTAGTTTCATCTTCAGGAACAGATACGTATTCTGCTATTGCCGCTGCATTAGGATCTTTAAAGGGGCCTAAGCATGGCGGAGCAAATATAAAGGTAGTAAAAATGTTCAATGATATGAAGGAAAAAATATCAAATTGGAATGATGAGGATGAAATTAGAAGCTACTTAAAAGCATTATTACACAAAGAGGCTTTTGATAAATCTGGACTTATTTATGGGATGGGACATGCAGTTTACTCTTTATCAGATCCTCGTGCAAATATATTTAAGAAGTTTGTAAAGAATCTATCAGAGGAAAAAGGTAGGACAGAAGAATATAATTTATATTCTTTAGTTGAAAAATTAGCACCTGAAGTTATAGCAGAAGAAAGAAAAACTTATAAAGGTGTTAGTGCAAATATAGATTTTTATAGTGGATTTGTTTATAGCATGTTAGACTTACCATTAGAATTATATACACCTATTTTTGCTATGGCACGCATCGCTGGATGGAGTGCTCATAGAATTGAAGAATTAATAAATACGGATAAGATTATTCGTCCTGCATATATGAATGTTAAAGAACAAAGAGAATATGTAGATTTAAATAACAGATAATTAAAAAAACAAATTAAATATTATAATGATAGGAGCTATTGCACAATATATTAATCTGGTGCTTTAAGCTCCTTTTTTTAGTGGCAAATTATTTTATTTTAGAGGTGTTAGGTATTATATGACTCTATATATAAATCTATTATATTTAAGTGTTGTTTTTTGAGTATGATACATGAATTGTATTGTGTTAATTAAAGTCATACTATGATAAAATTACAAGTGTGAATATTTGTAATATTTTAGGGGTGAGTTATGAGAGATCTAGAATTTACTGATAATGAGAAAATTGAGTGGATATATGATGGAATAGCAGGAGTTATGGCTGTTATAGCAGTT
Above is a genomic segment from Clostridium bornimense containing:
- a CDS encoding citrate/2-methylcitrate synthase, producing the protein MATVTEINFSEITPAIKRLKDVCVKNSTIEQSLYIEHKVNRGLRDINGKGVLTGLTEISEICSKKVIDGKEVPCDGKLFYRGINIESLVSGFVKEKRFGFEEVAYLLILGDLPTREQLNDFTDILAGYRSLPTSFVRDIIMKAPSFDMMNTLARSVLTLYSYDEKADDTSIDNVLRQCLQLIAVFPLLSVYGYQTYDHYYNGNSLIIHTPRTDLSTAENILYMLRPDSKYTELEARILDVALVLHAEHGGGNNSTFTTHVVSSSGTDTYSAIAAALGSLKGPKHGGANIKVVKMFNDMKEKISNWNDEDEIRSYLKALLHKEAFDKSGLIYGMGHAVYSLSDPRANIFKKFVKNLSEEKGRTEEYNLYSLVEKLAPEVIAEERKTYKGVSANIDFYSGFVYSMLDLPLELYTPIFAMARIAGWSAHRIEELINTDKIIRPAYMNVKEQREYVDLNNR